One genomic segment of Agromyces intestinalis includes these proteins:
- a CDS encoding FAD-dependent monooxygenase gives MTTRPTPHVLVSGAGIAGTALALQLIRSGIRTTVIERAAAPRPGGQAVDLRGPSREAAERMGLMPGITRHQLQEEGLIYVDAHGRGYGRMAMEDFDGQGAVAEIEITRGDLVEVIAEALAEASALAVDEAGEPLLDLRYDDAIASLTQDADGVDIRFTSGRSRRFDLVVGADGVHSATRRLAFGPEERYATPLGGYGAFFTMPSPADLEPDWFSMRLVPGAMLGIRPDADPATSKAILTVRGPHDPSLRRDRAAQQEVVRQAIQGAGWHADAVLAAMEEADDFYFDELVRVDVPDLAAGRVTLVGDAGYSGSPLTGMGTAMALVGAYVLAAELAATPGDPAAAIARYGAAIAPFLEQAKKIPGGSLSTMLPRTKLLSALSKANVKVMLSRPLRPLMKRMFLAGQGAELDLPATSADAALDRVSAA, from the coding sequence ACGTCCTCGTCTCGGGCGCCGGCATCGCCGGCACCGCGCTCGCACTGCAGCTCATCCGCAGCGGCATCCGCACCACGGTCATCGAGCGCGCCGCCGCTCCCCGGCCCGGCGGCCAGGCCGTCGACCTGCGCGGCCCGAGCCGCGAGGCCGCCGAGCGCATGGGCCTCATGCCCGGCATCACCCGCCACCAGCTCCAGGAGGAAGGACTCATCTACGTCGATGCCCACGGCCGCGGCTACGGCCGCATGGCGATGGAGGACTTCGACGGCCAGGGCGCCGTCGCCGAGATCGAGATCACCCGCGGCGACCTCGTCGAGGTCATCGCCGAGGCGCTGGCCGAGGCATCCGCCCTCGCCGTCGACGAGGCCGGCGAGCCGCTGCTCGACCTGCGCTACGACGACGCGATCGCGTCGCTGACGCAGGACGCCGACGGCGTCGACATCCGCTTCACCTCGGGCCGCTCGCGCCGGTTCGACCTCGTCGTCGGCGCCGACGGCGTGCACTCCGCGACCCGCCGACTCGCATTCGGCCCCGAAGAGCGGTACGCGACCCCGCTCGGCGGGTACGGCGCGTTCTTCACCATGCCGAGCCCCGCCGACCTCGAGCCCGACTGGTTCTCGATGCGGCTCGTGCCGGGCGCGATGCTCGGCATCCGGCCCGACGCCGACCCCGCGACCTCGAAGGCGATCCTCACCGTGCGCGGCCCGCACGACCCGTCGCTCCGGCGCGACCGCGCGGCCCAGCAGGAGGTCGTGCGCCAGGCGATCCAGGGGGCCGGATGGCACGCCGACGCGGTGCTCGCCGCGATGGAGGAAGCCGACGACTTCTACTTCGACGAGCTCGTGCGCGTCGACGTGCCCGATCTCGCCGCCGGCCGGGTCACCCTCGTCGGCGACGCCGGGTACTCGGGCTCGCCGCTGACCGGCATGGGCACCGCGATGGCGCTCGTCGGCGCGTACGTGCTCGCCGCCGAACTCGCCGCGACCCCCGGCGACCCCGCGGCCGCCATCGCACGGTACGGGGCGGCGATCGCGCCGTTCCTCGAGCAGGCGAAGAAGATCCCCGGCGGCAGCCTTTCGACGATGCTGCCGCGCACGAAGCTGCTCTCGGCGCTGTCGAAGGCCAACGTGAAGGTGATGCTGTCGCGCCCGCTGCGACCGCTCATGAAGCGGATGTTCCTCGCCGGCCAGGGCGCCGAGCTCGACCTTCCCGCAACCTCCGCCGACGCCGCCCTCGACCGCGTGAGCGCCGCCTGA
- a CDS encoding cysteine desulfurase-like protein, with the protein MAYDVSRIRALFPALETGWAQFDGPGGTQTPRAVGEAIAATLTGPLSNRGTTSPSEQRAEDAVAGFRLAMADLLDAHPRGIVHGRSATQLVYDFSRHLSRDWGPGDEVIVTRLDHDSNVRPWVQAAERTGATVRWADFDPATAELPVAAIADLLSERTRVVAVTAASNLLGTMPDVAAIAEAAHAVGALVFVDGVHFTAHELPALGALGADLFTCSPYKFLGPHCGVLAGDPALLETIRPDKLAPSTNVVPERFEFGTLPYELLAGVTAAVDVLAGLDTAPDQGVASGSRRDRLDASYRALHAHESALLAELEAALADLPRVTVHSRATRRTPTLLLTFEGREAASVTAALASRRILAPSDNFYALEASRRLGLGEAGGLRVGLAPYTDADDIQRLIDGLKEAIA; encoded by the coding sequence ATGGCCTACGACGTCTCGCGCATCCGTGCGCTGTTCCCCGCGCTCGAGACCGGATGGGCGCAGTTCGACGGGCCCGGCGGCACGCAGACCCCGCGCGCGGTCGGCGAGGCGATCGCCGCGACCCTCACGGGGCCGCTGTCGAACCGCGGCACCACGAGCCCGAGCGAGCAGCGCGCCGAGGATGCCGTGGCCGGATTCCGCCTCGCGATGGCCGACCTGCTCGACGCGCACCCGCGCGGCATCGTGCACGGCCGCAGCGCGACCCAGCTCGTCTACGACTTCTCGCGGCACTTGTCACGCGACTGGGGCCCCGGCGACGAAGTGATCGTCACCCGGCTCGACCACGACTCGAACGTGCGGCCGTGGGTGCAGGCCGCCGAGCGCACCGGCGCGACCGTGCGGTGGGCCGACTTCGACCCCGCCACCGCCGAGCTGCCGGTCGCCGCGATCGCCGATCTGCTCTCGGAGCGCACTCGGGTGGTCGCGGTCACGGCCGCGTCGAACCTGCTGGGCACGATGCCGGATGTCGCGGCCATCGCCGAGGCCGCGCACGCCGTCGGCGCGCTCGTGTTCGTCGACGGCGTGCACTTCACCGCGCATGAGCTGCCGGCGCTCGGCGCGCTCGGCGCCGACCTGTTCACCTGCTCGCCGTACAAGTTCCTCGGGCCGCACTGCGGCGTGCTCGCGGGCGACCCGGCGCTGCTCGAGACGATCCGCCCCGACAAGCTCGCGCCGTCGACGAACGTCGTGCCCGAGCGGTTCGAGTTCGGCACGCTGCCGTACGAGCTGCTCGCCGGGGTGACGGCCGCCGTCGACGTGCTCGCGGGCCTCGATACTGCGCCCGACCAGGGCGTGGCATCCGGTTCGCGACGAGATCGACTGGATGCCTCGTACCGGGCGCTGCACGCGCACGAGTCGGCCCTGCTCGCCGAACTGGAGGCCGCGCTGGCCGACCTGCCCCGCGTGACGGTGCACTCGCGCGCCACGCGGCGCACGCCTACCCTGCTGCTCACCTTCGAGGGACGCGAGGCGGCGTCGGTGACGGCGGCGCTCGCTTCGCGGCGCATCCTCGCGCCGAGCGACAACTTCTACGCGCTCGAGGCTTCGCGTCGGCTCGGCCTCGGCGAGGCGGGCGGGCTGCGCGTCGGGCTCGCGCCGTACACCGACGCCGACGACATCCAGCGACTCATCGACGGGCTGAAGGAGGCCATCGCATGA